AAAAGAGGAATATAAATGGATTTTTACGATTTGCTTTTGGAATTGGAAAATGAATTTGTCGATACTGAAAAGGGCATTTTTGGAAAAAAGATAAATGTTCAAAAATGTATTAATCTTATAGATAGTCTTAAGCGAGCATTTCCTTCTGTTATAAAGGATGCTAATTATGTTGTATCCAATAAAGAAGAAATTCTTATAGAGGCGGAAAGAAAAGCAAATCAAATTATAAAAGAAGCTGAAACACATGCCAATATTATAGTAAAAAATTCTGAAATAATGAAAAGAGCTGAGGCTTCTGCACAATCACATTATGAGAGTGTGAGGCGCGCATGTGATGATTCTATCAATAAGGCGGCAGCGATTATTTATACCATGTTTGAAGACATGGAAGGTTTTTTGAAAAACATGATGGAAATTTTGAAGCAAAACCGTGACGAGATGATAAACGGTTTGAAGGACAGCAACAAATAATTTATACAGGAAGAATAGGAGGCACTATAATGTTTTCTTTAGTAAAAGCCATTGATCAACCCAAAAAGATAAAAGAATTATTACCTCTTACAGAAGAACAAAAAACTATTAAGAGAATGAGAGACCTAGAGGTTGCAAAAATAATCAGAGGCGAAAGTGATAAAATTCTTTTGATTATTGGTCCTTGCAGCGCTGATAATGAAAATGCTGTTTTGGACTACATAGGCAAACTTTCAGAAGTTGCCAAGCAAATTCAAGAAAAAGTCTTTATAGTGCCCAGAATTTATACCAATAAGCCGAGAACAAGGGGAGAGGGATATAAAGGCATGCTGCACCAACCTGATCCCGAAAAAGAAACGGATATTCAAAATGGTTTAATATCGCTAAGACGCTTACATCTTCGTGCTTTACAGGAATTTTCTATGTCATCTGCTGATGATATGCTGTATCCTGAAAATCACTATTATGTAGATGATTTGATATCTTATGTTGCTGTTGGTGCTAGATCTGTAGAAAATCAACAGCATAGACTTGTAGCAAGCGGAATTGGAATGCCGACTGGCATGAAAAATCCTATGAATGGAAGCGTTCATGTATTGTTAAACTCTATTCATGCGGCGCAAATACCCAATGAGTTTAAGTTTAATTTCTGGCAAGTTAAAACAGACGGCAATCCTTTGGCGCATGCTATTTTGAGAGGAGCAGTTGATACCAATGGTATTAATATACCTAATTATCATTATGAAGATGTAGTGAAATTTACCGCATTATATGAACAAAGCGGACTTAAAAATCCTGCAATAATTATTGATACTAATCATTCAAATTCAGGTAAGAATCCATTTGAGCAAATAAGAATAGTCAAAGAAGTGCTGGCAAACAAAAAAGCAAGCATGGCTTTTGGAAAATTTGTAAAAGGCTTTATGATAGAAAGTTATTTGAAAGACGGTAATCAGGATATCGATGGAAAAGAATATGGCATGTCGATAACTGATGCTTGTCTTGGTTGGGAAAAGACCGAAAAACTTCTTTATTATATTGCAGAAAACTCTTAACTTATAGTACTTAAAGGCAGGAATCAGAAGTTGTTTAAGATAATCAAAGAAATTGACTCGCCTGAAAAGATAAAAGAATATTTACCTGTTCCACAAAATTTGCAGGCATTAAAAAAGAAAAGAGATCAGGAAGCAATAG
This DNA window, taken from Clostridia bacterium, encodes the following:
- a CDS encoding 3-deoxy-7-phosphoheptulonate synthase, which gives rise to MFSLVKAIDQPKKIKELLPLTEEQKTIKRMRDLEVAKIIRGESDKILLIIGPCSADNENAVLDYIGKLSEVAKQIQEKVFIVPRIYTNKPRTRGEGYKGMLHQPDPEKETDIQNGLISLRRLHLRALQEFSMSSADDMLYPENHYYVDDLISYVAVGARSVENQQHRLVASGIGMPTGMKNPMNGSVHVLLNSIHAAQIPNEFKFNFWQVKTDGNPLAHAILRGAVDTNGINIPNYHYEDVVKFTALYEQSGLKNPAIIIDTNHSNSGKNPFEQIRIVKEVLANKKASMAFGKFVKGFMIESYLKDGNQDIDGKEYGMSITDACLGWEKTEKLLYYIAENS